The following coding sequences lie in one Saccharopolyspora hordei genomic window:
- a CDS encoding TetR/AcrR family transcriptional regulator, which translates to MKSEPGKKARAPRADALRNREKVLQAARAAFASATDTVSLEGIARDAGVGIGTLYRHFPTREALVEAVYAAELDDVTGSATALLEELPPDEALRAWMRRYAAFVATKRGMAETLRAGWASGQIATPGTRERITTAIGTILARGVESGSLRADVEPIDIAVMLLGICLSAAVDEDEEQTERLLDLVMDALRPTG; encoded by the coding sequence TTGAAGTCCGAACCCGGGAAGAAGGCGCGCGCCCCGCGTGCCGACGCGCTGCGCAACCGCGAGAAGGTCCTCCAGGCCGCGCGGGCCGCGTTCGCCTCCGCCACCGACACCGTCTCGCTGGAGGGCATCGCGCGGGACGCCGGCGTCGGCATCGGCACGCTGTACCGGCACTTCCCGACCCGGGAGGCCCTGGTGGAGGCCGTCTACGCCGCCGAGCTCGACGACGTCACCGGCAGCGCGACCGCCCTGCTCGAGGAGCTGCCACCGGACGAGGCGCTGCGGGCGTGGATGCGGCGCTACGCCGCCTTCGTCGCCACCAAGCGCGGCATGGCGGAGACCCTCCGCGCCGGCTGGGCCTCCGGGCAGATCGCCACACCCGGCACCCGGGAGCGCATCACCACCGCCATCGGCACCATCCTGGCCCGCGGGGTCGAGTCCGGGTCGCTGCGCGCCGACGTGGAGCCGATCGACATCGCCGTGATGCTGCTGGGGATCTGCCTCAGCGCCGCGGTCGACGAGGACGAGGAGCAGACCGAGCGGCTGCTCGACCTCGTCATGGACGCGCTGCGGCCGACGGGATGA
- a CDS encoding LVIVD repeat-containing protein: MSELRWRRRLRRPLVLGVAAAVAGLALAVPSAGAQPPGDDVEHSDNVRPVANVPRQGPLAESTHTDLAFYKDYAIQGAYDGFTIYDIRNPQDPKIVSQTHCPGGQGDVSVSPDGKLLFMSVDYARTDDTCQSGEGSYEDPNSWEGVRIFDISDVANPRYVKGVKTSCGSHTNTMVPGKNPGEVFVYVSSYNPDPAFPNCQPPHDSISIIGVPAGDPAAAEVVAEPVLFPDGGAEGTAGCHDITVYPDLDLAGGACMGDGVLLDISDRVAPKVLATVQDPNFAFYHSATFTNDGTGLIFTDELGGGGAPTCNEETGPTHGADAIYTITGSGAERGLEFQSYFKIPRYQTDAENCVAHNGNLIPIPGRNVYVQSWYQGGVSIFDFTDTTAPVEIGYFDRGPVDENLVLGGSWSAYYYNGYVYSSDITRGLDVMKVTGPGMDEADKVKLDILNPQTQYAYPE, translated from the coding sequence ATGTCGGAGTTGCGTTGGCGGCGGCGGTTGCGCAGGCCGCTCGTGCTCGGCGTGGCCGCTGCGGTGGCGGGACTGGCGTTGGCGGTGCCGTCCGCCGGGGCGCAGCCGCCGGGGGACGACGTGGAGCACAGCGACAACGTCCGGCCGGTGGCGAACGTCCCGCGGCAGGGGCCGCTCGCCGAGTCGACCCACACCGACCTCGCGTTCTACAAGGACTACGCGATCCAGGGCGCCTACGACGGGTTCACCATCTACGACATCCGCAACCCGCAGGACCCGAAGATCGTCTCGCAGACGCACTGCCCGGGCGGGCAGGGCGACGTGTCGGTGAGCCCGGACGGCAAGCTGCTGTTCATGTCGGTGGACTACGCGCGCACCGACGACACCTGCCAGAGCGGTGAGGGGTCCTACGAGGACCCGAACTCCTGGGAGGGCGTGCGGATCTTCGACATCAGCGACGTGGCGAACCCGCGCTACGTCAAGGGGGTCAAGACCTCGTGCGGTTCGCACACCAACACCATGGTGCCGGGCAAGAACCCCGGTGAGGTCTTCGTCTACGTCTCGTCCTACAACCCGGACCCGGCGTTCCCGAACTGCCAGCCGCCGCACGACTCCATCTCCATCATCGGCGTTCCGGCCGGCGACCCGGCCGCCGCGGAGGTGGTCGCGGAACCGGTGCTGTTCCCGGACGGCGGCGCGGAAGGCACCGCGGGCTGCCACGACATCACCGTGTACCCGGACCTCGACCTCGCCGGCGGGGCGTGCATGGGTGACGGTGTCCTGCTGGACATCTCCGACCGGGTCGCGCCGAAGGTGCTGGCCACCGTGCAGGACCCGAACTTCGCCTTCTACCACTCGGCGACGTTCACCAACGACGGCACGGGCCTGATCTTCACCGACGAGCTGGGCGGCGGTGGCGCGCCGACCTGCAACGAGGAGACCGGGCCGACGCACGGTGCGGACGCGATCTACACCATCACCGGCTCCGGCGCCGAGCGCGGGCTCGAGTTCCAGAGCTACTTCAAGATCCCGCGCTACCAGACCGACGCCGAGAACTGCGTGGCGCACAACGGGAACCTGATCCCGATCCCGGGCCGCAACGTCTACGTGCAGTCCTGGTACCAGGGCGGGGTGTCGATCTTCGACTTCACCGACACCACGGCCCCGGTCGAGATCGGCTACTTCGACCGCGGCCCGGTGGACGAGAACCTGGTCCTGGGTGGGTCGTGGTCGGCGTACTACTACAACGGCTACGTCTACTCCAGCGACATCACCCGCGGCCTGGACGTCATGAAGGTGACCGGGCCCGGCATGGACGAGGCCGACAAGGTCAAGCTCGACATCCTCAACCCGCAGACGCAGTACGCGTACCCCGAGTGA
- a CDS encoding MaoC family dehydratase, whose protein sequence is MRRFLSTTSPVRLVGRDAHWLEVDQQRIDRFAEATGDHQWIHVDPERAHSGPHGSTIAHGFLTLSLVVPLTSGMIKLVPATMKLNYGLDKVRFVNAVPSGSRVRATAELLAVERTKAGMRIKQNVVVELAGSPRPACVAETLGVFVLGEA, encoded by the coding sequence CTGCGGCGATTCCTCAGCACGACATCCCCTGTCCGCCTTGTCGGGAGAGATGCTCACTGGCTCGAGGTCGACCAACAGCGAATCGACCGGTTCGCCGAGGCCACGGGCGACCACCAGTGGATCCACGTCGACCCCGAACGCGCGCACAGCGGCCCGCACGGGTCCACCATCGCGCACGGATTCCTGACGCTGTCGCTCGTCGTTCCGCTCACCTCCGGAATGATCAAGCTGGTCCCGGCGACGATGAAGCTCAACTACGGCCTGGACAAGGTCCGCTTCGTCAACGCGGTCCCCTCCGGATCACGCGTGCGCGCCACCGCCGAGCTCCTCGCCGTCGAGCGGACCAAGGCGGGGATGCGGATCAAGCAGAACGTCGTCGTCGAGCTCGCAGGCAGCCCACGGCCCGCCTGCGTCGCCGAAACCCTTGGCGTGTTCGTGCTCGGCGAAGCGTGA
- a CDS encoding DUF305 domain-containing protein, translating into MSRKLALLVALLLAGLFGAGTAVAQTSDDVDAEFAAMMVPHHYQAILMSELAPDRASDPELQSLADRIRTEQGLEIKMLQGWQGRNGLPVTDAPAAYEELLGMPEMIEQMGMATREEMDQLATLSGPDFDRTYLDLMIPHHEGAVRMLQDVILHGSDQELNQMAQDMMSSQKAQLAIMQELQQSQ; encoded by the coding sequence ATGTCACGGAAGCTCGCCCTGCTGGTGGCGCTGCTGCTGGCAGGCCTGTTCGGAGCGGGGACCGCGGTCGCGCAGACGTCGGACGACGTCGACGCCGAGTTCGCCGCCATGATGGTCCCGCACCACTACCAGGCGATCCTCATGTCCGAGCTGGCGCCGGACCGCGCGTCGGACCCCGAGCTGCAGTCCCTGGCGGACCGCATCCGCACCGAGCAGGGCTTGGAGATCAAGATGCTGCAGGGCTGGCAGGGACGCAACGGCCTGCCGGTCACCGACGCCCCCGCGGCGTACGAGGAGCTGCTCGGCATGCCGGAGATGATCGAGCAGATGGGCATGGCCACCCGTGAGGAGATGGACCAGCTCGCGACGCTGTCCGGGCCCGACTTCGACCGGACGTACCTGGACCTGATGATCCCGCACCACGAGGGCGCGGTGCGGATGCTGCAGGACGTGATCCTGCACGGCAGCGACCAGGAGCTGAACCAGATGGCCCAGGACATGATGTCCAGCCAGAAGGCCCAGCTCGCGATCATGCAGGAGCTGCAGCAGTCCCAGTGA
- a CDS encoding IS481 family transposase, translating to MDPDLVAAVAAVAGGEKLNISRFCAEHGVSRTVFYKYLARFRKEGAAGFLRRSSAPRRRPTTTPPRVREAIVRARKQLAEEGRDNGAISIGWRLEELGVVPVPSRATIHRILVAEGHVVPQPRKRPRCRRRFEYAEPNGLWQIDGMEFYLAGGEKVCILQILDDHSRLDVGTYAATSENGEETWAALQQAFAGYGVPVKILTDNGLAFSSRHRGGMAELERRLAATGVQAIASTPYHPQTCGKDERSHQTLRRWLAKQPPPATLEQLQQLLEQYRAMYNNRRHQGIGGHTPQQRYHATPKATPTKAARPPAGTTQRPVTSTGVVAFSNCSIVIGRRWAGHTATLHWQGDRVSIMINDTVVRTLTLNRSVRYQRLTPQLSTTS from the coding sequence ATGGATCCGGACCTGGTCGCGGCGGTGGCCGCGGTGGCAGGCGGGGAGAAGCTGAACATCTCGCGGTTCTGTGCCGAGCACGGGGTGTCGCGGACGGTGTTCTACAAGTACCTCGCGCGGTTCAGGAAGGAAGGGGCGGCGGGGTTCCTGCGCCGGTCGTCGGCCCCGCGGCGGCGGCCGACGACGACCCCGCCGCGGGTGCGGGAGGCGATCGTGCGGGCCCGCAAACAGCTGGCCGAGGAGGGCCGGGACAACGGGGCGATCTCGATCGGGTGGCGGCTGGAAGAGCTCGGGGTGGTGCCGGTGCCCTCGCGGGCCACGATCCACCGCATCCTGGTCGCTGAAGGCCACGTGGTGCCGCAGCCGCGTAAACGCCCCCGCTGTCGGCGCCGGTTCGAATACGCCGAGCCCAACGGGCTGTGGCAGATCGACGGGATGGAGTTCTACCTCGCCGGTGGCGAGAAGGTCTGCATCCTGCAGATTCTGGACGATCATTCCCGGCTGGATGTGGGCACCTACGCCGCCACCAGCGAAAACGGTGAGGAGACCTGGGCGGCGCTGCAGCAGGCCTTCGCCGGCTACGGGGTGCCGGTGAAGATCCTCACCGACAACGGGCTGGCGTTCTCATCCCGGCACCGCGGCGGCATGGCCGAGCTGGAACGCCGCCTGGCCGCCACCGGGGTGCAGGCCATCGCCTCCACCCCCTACCACCCCCAGACCTGCGGCAAGGACGAACGCAGCCACCAAACCCTGCGCCGATGGCTGGCCAAACAACCCCCACCGGCCACCCTTGAGCAGCTACAACAGCTGCTGGAGCAGTACCGGGCGATGTACAACAACCGCCGCCACCAAGGCATCGGTGGCCACACACCCCAGCAGCGCTACCACGCCACCCCCAAAGCCACCCCCACTAAAGCCGCCCGGCCACCGGCCGGGACCACTCAACGCCCGGTCACCAGCACCGGCGTGGTCGCCTTCTCCAACTGCTCCATCGTCATCGGCCGCCGATGGGCCGGACACACCGCTACCCTGCACTGGCAAGGCGACCGCGTCAGCATCATGATCAACGACACGGTCGTACGGACGCTGACCCTCAACCGCAGCGTCCGCTACCAACGACTCACACCACAACTGTCCACGACGTCATGA
- a CDS encoding aldo/keto reductase: MGFGAMQLERLHTDRDAAIGLLRRAVELGVDHVDTAQFYGGGFVNSVIRDALTPEDGVVVVSKVGAEPNPGGPVPLRPAQRPEQLRASVDANLAALGLEQVPVVNLRRLDTGPGLRAEGDQDVDLDDQLAVMTALRDEGKIGAIGLSSVTLDVLRRALPAGIACVQNSYSLVSRADEELLRLCVDEGIAWVPFFPLGGAFPGLPKVTDEPAVVAAAQALGRTPAQVGLAWLLHHAPNVLLIPGTADPAHLEDNVAAGSIALDAATMSTLDAVPPRGGDVVLG, from the coding sequence ATCGGCTTCGGCGCGATGCAGCTGGAGCGCCTGCACACCGACCGTGACGCGGCGATCGGGCTGCTGCGCCGCGCGGTGGAGCTCGGCGTCGACCACGTCGACACCGCCCAGTTCTACGGCGGCGGCTTCGTCAACAGCGTGATCCGCGACGCGCTCACCCCGGAGGACGGTGTCGTGGTGGTCAGCAAGGTCGGCGCCGAACCGAACCCGGGCGGCCCGGTCCCGCTCCGCCCCGCCCAGCGGCCGGAGCAGCTGCGGGCGAGCGTCGACGCCAACCTCGCCGCCCTCGGTCTCGAGCAGGTCCCGGTGGTGAACCTCCGCCGCCTGGACACCGGACCGGGCCTGCGCGCCGAGGGCGACCAGGACGTCGACCTCGACGACCAGCTGGCGGTGATGACCGCGCTGCGGGACGAGGGCAAGATCGGCGCGATCGGCCTGAGCTCGGTCACCCTGGACGTGCTGCGCCGCGCGCTCCCCGCCGGGATCGCCTGCGTGCAGAACTCCTACAGCCTGGTCTCGCGCGCGGACGAGGAGCTGCTGCGGCTCTGCGTCGACGAGGGCATCGCCTGGGTCCCGTTCTTCCCGCTGGGTGGCGCCTTCCCCGGCCTGCCGAAGGTGACCGACGAACCGGCCGTCGTCGCGGCGGCGCAGGCGCTCGGCCGCACCCCCGCGCAGGTCGGTCTCGCCTGGTTGCTGCACCACGCGCCGAACGTGCTGCTCATCCCCGGCACGGCGGACCCCGCCCACCTCGAGGACAACGTCGCCGCCGGGTCGATCGCCCTGGACGCCGCGACGATGTCCACACTGGACGCCGTTCCGCCGCGGGGCGGTGACGTCGTCCTCGGCTGA
- a CDS encoding IS30 family transposase encodes MFEIRQDRSPQGCKKLLAEREVYFDLVARGVGTVEACRIVGVSRTTGYRWRFGRRAGRGTTCSCAPPSPPARARPEVSSRFLSQDERLVIADLRRAGLGVRAIAGELGRDPGTISRELRRNSHPGSGDYRPYAAQARAEARRARPKTGKIAAHPELRERVQGMLDDRYSPEQISHRLRRDHPDRPELHVTHETIYQALYVQGRGGLRRELARALRTGRTVRRPRRTTEQRQSRFTAPMLMISDRPAEVADRAVPGHWEGDLILGAGGASAIGTLVERTTRYVLLVHLPERHDAETVRDGLITTIQTLPTHLKRSLTWDQGAEMSRHHEFTLATNIPVYFCDPHSPWQRGSNENTNGLLRQYFPKGSDLSVHTPDDLAAVAAQLNRRPRKTLGWDTPAERLTKLLTQTN; translated from the coding sequence GTGTTCGAGATCCGTCAGGACAGGTCGCCTCAGGGGTGTAAGAAGTTGCTTGCTGAGCGCGAGGTCTATTTTGATCTTGTGGCGCGGGGTGTGGGCACGGTTGAGGCATGCCGGATCGTGGGGGTCAGCCGCACGACCGGGTATCGGTGGCGATTCGGCCGACGGGCGGGGCGTGGGACCACGTGTTCTTGCGCCCCGCCGTCACCTCCGGCTCGTGCCCGGCCCGAGGTGTCGTCCCGGTTTTTGTCTCAGGACGAGCGGCTGGTGATCGCTGACCTGCGTCGGGCCGGCCTGGGTGTGCGGGCCATCGCAGGCGAGCTGGGGCGTGATCCTGGCACGATCAGCCGGGAGCTGCGGCGCAACAGTCATCCCGGTAGCGGTGACTACCGGCCCTATGCCGCTCAGGCTCGCGCCGAGGCGCGCCGCGCCCGGCCGAAGACCGGCAAGATCGCCGCCCATCCCGAATTGCGTGAACGGGTGCAGGGCATGCTCGACGACCGGTACAGCCCGGAGCAGATCAGCCATCGGCTGCGCCGGGACCATCCCGACCGCCCGGAGCTGCACGTGACCCACGAGACGATCTACCAGGCCCTTTATGTCCAAGGTCGCGGCGGACTGCGTCGTGAACTGGCCCGGGCGCTGCGCACCGGCCGTACGGTGCGCCGACCCCGCCGGACCACCGAGCAACGCCAGTCCCGCTTCACCGCACCGATGCTGATGATCAGCGACCGCCCGGCCGAGGTCGCGGACCGGGCCGTGCCCGGCCACTGGGAAGGTGACCTGATCCTCGGTGCCGGCGGGGCATCCGCGATCGGCACACTGGTCGAGCGCACCACCCGCTACGTGCTGCTGGTCCACCTGCCAGAACGACACGACGCCGAAACCGTCCGCGACGGCCTCATCACCACCATCCAGACACTGCCCACCCACCTGAAACGGTCCCTGACCTGGGACCAAGGCGCTGAGATGAGCCGCCACCACGAGTTCACCCTCGCCACCAACATCCCGGTCTACTTCTGCGACCCTCACTCGCCCTGGCAACGCGGCAGCAACGAAAACACCAACGGCCTGCTCCGCCAGTACTTCCCCAAAGGCAGCGACCTCTCTGTCCACACCCCCGACGACCTCGCCGCCGTCGCCGCCCAACTCAACCGCCGACCACGCAAAACGCTCGGCTGGGACACCCCAGCCGAGCGCCTGACTAAACTCCTGACCCAAACCAATTGA
- a CDS encoding helix-turn-helix domain-containing protein: MKDQVVALEALRQKLPDLNAPAQPTPKRAKPGRARQLDSDQVRQLIAGYQSGATVYELGGQFGIERRTVSAILHRHGVPMRRRGLSVEQIDDAVRLYNQGWSLARIAARMNVAAGTVRQRLHERGVPIRDTQGMPRAGDAR, encoded by the coding sequence GTGAAAGACCAGGTCGTGGCGCTAGAAGCACTGCGGCAGAAGCTGCCGGACCTGAATGCGCCCGCCCAACCGACACCCAAGCGGGCAAAGCCTGGCCGCGCCCGGCAGCTCGACAGCGACCAGGTGCGGCAACTGATCGCCGGCTACCAGTCCGGCGCCACCGTCTACGAGCTGGGGGGTCAGTTCGGCATCGAGCGCCGCACCGTGTCCGCGATCCTGCATCGCCACGGTGTCCCGATGCGCCGCCGCGGCCTGTCCGTCGAGCAGATCGACGACGCCGTCCGGCTCTACAACCAGGGGTGGTCGCTAGCCCGGATCGCCGCACGCATGAACGTTGCCGCCGGCACCGTCCGCCAACGCTTACACGAGCGTGGCGTCCCGATCCGCGACACCCAGGGAATGCCTCGGGCGGGTGACGCCCGATGA
- a CDS encoding DUF2637 domain-containing protein — MTGTPSTPSAGPDRSLHLQCACTLLVAVGAAYVSYRHGRAFALRFGADATTATLWPLIVDGLLTMATIELWKAGHRHGATGRWKAWLSFTLGIGLSLCANIASAPEHNAFSIAVAACPPLALLLSVELLNQALKRHRAETVRDTVHDSGESAPEQTHPGQASPTPEPPEEAKEMPVLRTVVNNVPGQPPASTDTATNNGPGFNDPLRDKAFRLDAEHWHQHQRPISADTLRRRLGIGSARARALIHQIRRHRTPAPQQPAPTP, encoded by the coding sequence ATGACCGGCACGCCATCCACACCGAGCGCCGGCCCCGATCGATCGCTGCACCTGCAGTGCGCGTGCACCCTGTTAGTGGCCGTGGGGGCGGCCTACGTCTCCTACCGACACGGCCGCGCCTTCGCCCTGCGATTCGGCGCCGATGCCACCACCGCCACCCTCTGGCCACTCATCGTCGACGGGTTGTTGACGATGGCCACAATCGAGCTGTGGAAGGCTGGCCACCGTCATGGCGCCACCGGGCGGTGGAAGGCATGGCTGTCGTTCACTCTCGGCATCGGGCTCTCGCTATGCGCCAACATCGCCTCCGCACCCGAGCACAACGCCTTCTCCATCGCCGTCGCCGCCTGCCCACCCCTGGCACTACTGCTGTCCGTCGAACTCCTCAACCAAGCACTCAAACGCCACCGCGCGGAAACGGTACGGGACACGGTTCATGACTCCGGCGAGTCCGCACCCGAACAGACGCACCCGGGCCAGGCCAGCCCGACACCGGAGCCTCCCGAAGAGGCCAAGGAGATGCCAGTGCTGCGCACGGTGGTGAACAACGTGCCTGGTCAGCCCCCTGCCAGCACGGATACAGCCACAAATAACGGCCCCGGCTTCAACGACCCCTTACGGGACAAAGCGTTCCGGCTCGACGCCGAACATTGGCACCAACACCAACGCCCGATCTCCGCGGACACTCTTCGACGAAGGCTCGGCATCGGCTCGGCCCGAGCCCGCGCCCTCATCCACCAGATCCGACGACACCGCACTCCAGCACCGCAGCAACCCGCGCCCACACCCTAA